In Trifolium pratense cultivar HEN17-A07 linkage group LG7, ARS_RC_1.1, whole genome shotgun sequence, a genomic segment contains:
- the LOC123894289 gene encoding cyclin-D5-1-like yields MMDDLLCKENETFFEVEECSMNQSEEEYVRLLIQKEIAFGFKKDENLVFEEDSVKRGRFNAINWILKKTEALDFHFETAYLSVTYLDRFLSKRFIDGEKDWAIRLLSIACLSLAAKMEEYNVPGLSKFQLDDNYFFDGKVVQKMELFVLSTLDWNMGIITPFSFLSYFIKMFCNESSSSSSSSNPIVSNTMQPIFTVIMEEINLMDHKPSVVAAAATLVALDKKLTIEDVRLKMNSISQHPLLEPNDVFACYNLIQRLYEEKIKREEHKALCTPNSSVIRSRPTDYAVAMTKRRRLSFTDDEDGGDKKGPHQENPKI; encoded by the exons ATGATGGATGATCTTTTGTGCAAAGAAAATGAAACGTTTTTTGAAGTTGAAGAATGCTCAAtgaatcaatcagaagaagagTATGTGAGATTGTTGATTCAGAAAGAGATTGCATTTGGTTtcaaaaaagatgaaaatttggtttttgaAGAAGATTCTGTGAAACGTGGTCGTTTCAATGCAATCAATTGGATTCTGAAA AAAACAGAAGCATTGGATTTTCACTTTGAAACAGCTTATTTGTCAGTAACATATTTGGATCGATTCCTTTCAAAAAGATTCATTGAT GGTGAGAAGGATTGGGCTATAAGATTGCTATCAATTGCATGTCTTTCTTTGGCTGCAAAGATGGAAGAGTACAATGTGCCAGGACTATCAAAATTTCAATTGGATGATAATTATTTCTTTGATGGAAAAGTGGTTCAAAAAATGGAGCTTTTTGTTCTTAGTACATTGGATTGGAACATGGGTATTATCACTCCCTTTTCATTCCTTTCTTACTTCATCAAAATGTTCTGCAatgaatcatcatcatcatcatcatcatcaaatccTATTGTTTCCAATACAATGCAACCTATCTTCACTGTAATCATGGAAG AGATCAATCTAATGGATCACAAACCATCCGTTGTTGCAGCAGCTGCTACTTTAGTGGCATTGGATAAAAAATTGACCATAGAAGATGTGAGATTGAAAATGAATTCAATTTCTCAACATCCATTACTTGAACCA AATGATGTCTTTGCTTGCTACAATCTAATTCAAAGATTATATGAGGAGAAGATTAAAAGAGAAGAGCATAAGGCTTTATGTACACCAAATTCTTCGGTTATTCGATCAAGGCCAACTGACTATGCTGTTGCTATGACAAAGAGAAGAAGGCTCTCATTCACTGATGATGAAGATGGTGGTGACAAGAAGGGACCACACCAAGAAAATCccaaaatttga
- the LOC123894288 gene encoding calcium-transporting ATPase 1, with product MESYLNDNFGDVKPKNSSEEALQRWRKLCWVVKNRKRRFRFTANLSKRFEAEAIRRSNQEKFRVAVLVSQAALQFIHGLSLSSEYKVPEEVKAAGFEICADEAGSIVDGRDVKKLKIHGGIEGITDKLNSSVNDGISTSESLLNRRKEIYGINKFTESPARGFWVFVWEALQDTTLMILAVCAFVSLAVGIIMEGWPKGAQDGIGIVASILLVVFVTATSDYRQSLQFKDLDKEKKKITVQVTRNGYRQKISIYDLLPGDIVHLNIGDQVPADGLFLSGFSVSINESSLTGESEPVNVSDLNPFLLSGTKVQDGSCKMLVTTVGMRTQWGKLMATLSEGGDDETPLQVKLNGVATIIGKIGLFFAVVTFSVLVQGLFSRKLQEGSQWTWSGDDAMEIVEFFAIAVTIVVVAVPEGLPLAVTLSLAFAMKKMMNDKALVRHLAACETMGSATTICSDKTGTLTTNHMTVVKACICGKIKEANSSTNTSDFSFDVPDSAMAILLESIFNNTGGEVVKNENGKIEILGSPTETAILEFGLSLGGDFHKERQVSKLVKVEPFNSIKKRMGVVLQLPNGVYRAHCKGASEIILAACDKFVDKNGEVVPLDEDSIRHLNDTIEKFANEALRTLCLAYVDIHDEFLVGSPIPINGYTCIGIVGIKDPVRPGVRESVAICRAAGITVRMVTGDNINTAKAIARECGILTDGIAIEGPEFREMSEEKLLDIIPKIQVMARSSPMDKHTLVKYLRTTFEEVVSVTGDGTNDAPALHEADIGLAMGIAGTEVAKESADVIILDDNFSTIVTVAKWGRSVYINIQKFVQFQLTVNVVALIVNFTSACLTGNAPLTAVQLLWVNMIMDTLGALALATEPPNDELMKRPPVGRKGNFITNVMWRNITGQSIYQFVIIWLLQTRGKAAFHLDGPDSDLILNTLIFNSFVFFQVFNEISSRDMERINVFEGILKNYVFTAVLTCTTIFQIVIVEFLGTYANTSPLSLKLWFVSVFLGVLGMPIGAAIKMIPVGSV from the exons ATGGAGAGTTATCTGAATGATAATTTCGGAGATGTGAAACCCAAAAACTCATCTGAAGAAGCGCTTCAGAGATGGAGAAAGCTTTGTTGGGTTGTTAAGAATCGTAAAAGAAGGTTTCGTTTCACTGCTAATCTTTCTAAGAGATTTGAAGCTGAAGCTATAAGAAGATCCAATCAG GAAAAGTTCAGAGTTGCAGTGTTGGTTTCACAAGCTGCACTTCAGTTTATTCATG GGCTAAGTTTGTCAAGTGAGTATAAAGTACCGGAGGAAGTTAAAGCTGCAGGTTTTGAAATTTGTGCTGATGAGGCGGGATCAATTGTTGATGGACGTGATgtgaagaagttgaaaattCATGGCGGGATTGAGGGTATCACGGACAAGCTCAATTCCTCTGTGAATGATGGGATATCCACATCCGAGTCTTTACTGAATCGGAGAAAAGAAATTTATGGAATTAATAAATTCACTGAAAGTCCAGCCCGGGGATTTTGGGTTTTTGTATGGGAAGCACTTCAAGATACAACTCTTATGATACTTGCGGTCTGTGCTTTTGTCTCTTTAGCGGTTGGCATAATAATGGAAGGGTGGCCTAAGGGTGCGCAAGATGGGATTGGTATTGTTGCAAGCATATTGCTTGTAGTGTTTGTCACTGCCACCAGCGATTATAGACAATCATTGCAGTTTAAGGATTTAgacaaagagaagaaaaaaattacagttCAGGTCACGCGAAATGGCTATAGACAGAAAATTTCAATATATGATCTACTTCCTGGTGATATTGTTCATCTTAATATCGGAGATCAAGTACCTGCTGATGGACTTTTTTTGTCCGGTTTTTCTGTGTCTATAAATGAATCAAGTTTGACAGGAGAAAGTGAACCGGTAAATGTCAGCGACCTTAATCCGTTTCTTTTATCTGGAACCAAAGTCCAAGATGGATCATGCAAGATGCTTGTGACTACTGTTGGAATGAGAACTCAATGGGGTAAGCTAATGGCTACTCTAAGTGAAGGGGGAGATGATGAAACTCCCTTGCAGGTAAAACTCAATGGCGTGGCTACCATTATTGGGAAAATAGGGCTATTTTTCGCTGTTGTGACTTTCTCTGTGTTGGTCCAAGGGCTATTTAGCCGTAAGCTTCAAGAAGGTTCCCAATGGACATGGTCTGGTGATGATGCTATGGAAATTGTGGAATTCTTCGCTATTGCTGTTAcaattgttgttgttgctgttcCTGAAGGTTTACCTTTAGCTGTGACATTGAGCCTTGCTTTCGCCATGAAAAAGATGATGAATGATAAGGCACTCGTCCGTCATTTGGCTGCTTGTGAGACAATGGGATCTGCCACTACTATCTGCAGTGACAAGACTGGTACATTAACTACTAATCATATGACTGTTGTAAAAGCTTGCATATGCGGGAAGATCAAAGAGGCAAATAGCTCTACAAACACCTCTGATTTCTCATTTGATGTCCCTGATTCTGCTATGGCAATTCTACTTGAATCAATATTCAACAATACTGGAGGAGAAGTCGTCAAAAATGAAAATGGAAAGATCGAGATTCTGGGATCACCAACTGAGACTGCCATCTTGGAATTCGGTCTGTCACTTGGTGGTGATTTCCACAAAGAACGACAAGTATCAAAACTTGTGAAAGTTGAACCATTTAATTCAATAAAGAAGCGCATGGGGGTAGTTCTACAGCTTCCTAATGGTGTCTACAGAGCACACTGCAAGGGAGCTTCTGAAATAATTCTCGCTGCATGTGACAAATTTGTAGACAAAAATGGCGAGGTTGTTCCACTCGATGAAGATTCCATCCGTCACTTGAATGATACAATTGAAAAATTTGCCAATGAAGCTCTCCGGACACTTTGCCTTGCTTATGTGGATATTCATGATGAATTTTTAGTTGGAAGTCCTATTCCTATTAATGGTTACACTTGTATAGGAATAGTGGGTATTAAAGATCCAGTTCGACCCGGTGTTCGAGAGTCTGTAGCCATTTGTAGGGCAGCTGGTATTACTGTTAGGATGGTTACCGGAGACAACATAAATACTGCAAAGGCAATTGCTAGAGAATGTGGAATTTTAACAGATGGTATAGCAATTGAAGGCCCCGAATTCCGTGAGATGAGTGAGGAGAAATTGCTTGATATCATTCCCAAAATTCAG GTAATGGCTCGATCTTCTCCCATGGATAAGCATACCCTAGTGAAATACTTGAGGACAACATTTGAAGAGGTTGTTTCAGTTACTGGTGACGGTACAAATGATGCGCCGGCACTTCATGAAGCAGATATTGGACTTGCAATGGGCATTGCTGGAACTGAG GTAGCAAAAGAAAGTGCCGATGTAATAATTCTAGATGATAACTTTTCAACTATTGTGACTGTGGCCAAATGGGGCCGTTCAGTCTATATAAACATACAGAAATTTGTGCAGTTCCAGCTGACTGTAAATGTTGTTGCTTTGATTGTCAACTTCACTTCTGCCTGTTTGACCG GAAATGCTCCCCTTACTGCGGTTCAACTTCTATGGGTCAACATGATCATGGACACTCTTGGAGCACTTGCACTAGCCACTGAACCTCCTAATGACGAGTTGATGAAAAGACCACCAGTTGGTAGGAAAGGAAACTTTATCACTAATGTGATGTGGAGGAATATCACAGGGCAATCGATATATCAATTTGTCATAATCTGGTTACTCCAGACAAGAGGAAAAGCAGCTTTCCATCTTGATGGTCCGGATAGTGATCTGATATTGAATACACTcattttcaattcatttgtATTCTTTCAG GTTTTCAATGAGATCAGTTCTAGAGATATGGAGAGGATAAATGTTTTTGAAGGTATACTGAAGAATTATGTGTTCACAGCTGTCCTCACCTGCACAACCATCTTCCAAATTGTAATAGTCGAATTCCTGGGCACATATGCCAACACATCTCCACTTAGTTTGAAACTGTGGTTCGTTAGCGTTTTCCTTGGAGTCCTTGGCATGCCAATTGGAGCAGCTATAAAGATGATCCCTGTGGGATCTGTCTAA